The following coding sequences are from one Luteimonas sp. S4-F44 window:
- the pgl gene encoding 6-phosphogluconolactonase, with protein MTGEHADGFGNVARIGHDGRMHLHAYDSATQWTWGAAIAISSAIARDLRERPRARLLLSGGKTPGPVYAALSKSPLPWENVDVALVDERWLLPEDPDSNARLVRETLIQNKAQQARLETITRAGRPFDEALSTANLHARQPAGVVVLGMGDDGHTASLFPGMQDLDAALSATTPYVGVDATGCPGAQRWARRISLTPAGLAPAHTRILLIRGERKRALLEQLLRSDDVHEYPARIALTVPGADLHVHWCP; from the coding sequence GTGACCGGCGAGCACGCCGACGGCTTTGGCAACGTGGCCCGAATCGGTCACGATGGGCGCATGCACCTGCACGCCTACGACTCGGCCACCCAGTGGACCTGGGGCGCCGCGATCGCGATTTCCTCGGCGATCGCGCGCGACCTGCGCGAGCGGCCGCGTGCCCGTCTGCTGCTGTCGGGCGGCAAGACGCCCGGCCCGGTCTATGCCGCGCTGTCGAAGTCGCCGTTGCCGTGGGAAAACGTCGACGTCGCGCTGGTCGACGAGCGCTGGCTGCTGCCCGAAGACCCGGACAGCAATGCGCGCCTGGTGCGCGAAACGCTGATCCAGAACAAGGCGCAGCAGGCGCGGCTGGAGACGATCACGCGGGCCGGCCGCCCGTTCGACGAAGCGCTGTCGACCGCCAACCTGCATGCGCGCCAGCCGGCCGGCGTCGTGGTGCTGGGCATGGGCGACGACGGCCACACCGCGTCGCTGTTCCCCGGCATGCAGGACCTCGATGCCGCGTTATCGGCGACCACACCCTACGTCGGCGTCGATGCGACCGGTTGCCCGGGCGCCCAGCGCTGGGCCCGCCGCATCAGCCTCACGCCGGCCGGCCTGGCGCCGGCGCACACGCGGATCCTGTTGATCCGCGGCGAGCGTAAGCGCGCGCTGCTCGAGCAACTGTTGCGCAGTGACGACGTCCACGAGTATCCGGCGCGCATCGCCTTGACCGTGCCGGGCGCAGACTTGCACGTGCACTGGTGCCCGTGA
- the glk gene encoding glucokinase, whose protein sequence is MTDASLALLADIGGTNARFALADTASATPLQLDTVQGFAVADFPSLADAAQHYLQAIGHVGDARIRCGVFAVAGRVDGDEARITNHPWVISRRRTRERLGLDDVELVNDFAAQAMAIPLLQPGDYTAIGGVQWAVPERADTPCTYAVIGPGTGLGVGGLVVRDGRYYPLETEGGHVSFPPGTPEETRILERLSAQFGRVSNERLICGPGLVNIHHALCEIAGVDPGPLQPSDVTTRAQAGDPLCARAVDIFCAVFGAIAGDLVLTLGAWDGVFLTGGLVPKMLDSIRHSGFRQRFEHKGRFSPNMGRVPSLAVLHPHAGLLGAAAIAVRRAAP, encoded by the coding sequence GTGACCGACGCTTCACTCGCCCTGCTCGCCGACATCGGCGGCACCAACGCGCGCTTCGCGCTGGCCGACACCGCCAGCGCCACGCCGCTGCAACTCGACACCGTGCAGGGCTTCGCGGTCGCTGATTTTCCCTCGCTGGCCGACGCCGCCCAGCACTACCTGCAGGCGATCGGCCACGTCGGCGATGCGCGCATCCGCTGCGGCGTCTTCGCCGTGGCCGGACGCGTGGACGGCGACGAGGCGCGCATCACCAATCACCCCTGGGTGATCTCGCGCCGGCGCACCCGCGAGCGCCTGGGGCTGGACGATGTCGAACTGGTCAACGACTTCGCCGCGCAGGCGATGGCGATCCCGCTGCTGCAGCCCGGCGACTACACCGCGATCGGCGGCGTGCAGTGGGCGGTGCCCGAGCGCGCCGACACGCCGTGCACCTACGCGGTCATCGGCCCGGGCACCGGGCTGGGCGTGGGTGGACTGGTGGTCCGCGACGGCCGCTACTATCCGCTCGAGACCGAAGGCGGCCACGTCAGCTTCCCGCCGGGCACGCCGGAAGAAACCCGCATCCTCGAACGGCTCAGCGCGCAGTTCGGGCGCGTGTCCAACGAGCGGCTGATCTGCGGGCCGGGGCTGGTCAACATCCACCACGCGCTCTGCGAGATCGCCGGGGTCGACCCGGGCCCGCTGCAGCCCTCCGACGTGACCACCCGCGCGCAGGCCGGCGACCCGCTGTGCGCACGCGCCGTCGATATCTTCTGCGCCGTGTTCGGCGCGATCGCCGGCGATCTGGTGCTGACGCTCGGCGCCTGGGACGGCGTGTTCCTGACCGGCGGTCTGGTGCCCAAGATGCTCGACTCGATCCGCCACTCGGGGTTCCGCCAGCGCTTCGAACACAAGGGCCGCTTTTCGCCGAATATGGGCCGCGTTCCGAGCCTGGCGGTGCTGCACCCGCACGCCGGCCTGCTCGGCGCGGCGGCGATCGCCGTGCGCAGAGCCGCACCGTGA
- the zwf gene encoding glucose-6-phosphate dehydrogenase: MHDTLLLFGATGDLAQRYLFPSLLHLLRDRLLPADFRVVAIARSEHDDESFRGWLRERLGDDYEAATLDELLRRVRYVPADLSDPAAMAQALSPFADRPAVSYLSTPPNLFASACRGLKAAGLLEPPSRLVLEKPIGHDLASAREIDATLKAALDESRIFRIDHYLGKAPVQNLLALRLGNTLFEAVWERRWIESVDIIVAETAGVDGREGYYADYGALRDMVQNHMLQLLALIAMEPPAAMDPDSIRDEKRKVLRALRPMTPSAADADSIRGRYRDGVVDGRAVKGFNHRDDVETFVGLRAWIDNWRWAGVPFRLVTGKRMPSRTTEVVVTFKPVTHWLFGADERKRARANQLRVRLQPEETIELGLMGSLAASEWSANELQPMSLDLAMLPPKRRIAYERLMIDALKGDQTLFVRDDEVEAQWRWIDSVSDAWRQAGTPVHDYPAGSWGPAEAVPFLPRTLTTHNGRKS; the protein is encoded by the coding sequence ATGCACGACACTCTGCTGCTGTTTGGCGCCACCGGCGATCTGGCGCAACGTTACCTGTTCCCGTCCCTGCTGCACCTGCTGCGCGACCGGCTGCTGCCGGCCGACTTCCGGGTCGTGGCGATCGCGCGCAGCGAGCACGACGACGAGAGCTTCCGCGGCTGGTTGCGCGAGCGCCTGGGCGACGACTACGAGGCCGCCACGCTGGACGAACTGCTGCGCCGGGTGCGCTACGTGCCCGCCGACCTGTCCGACCCCGCGGCCATGGCGCAGGCGCTCTCGCCGTTCGCCGACCGCCCGGCCGTCAGCTACCTTTCCACGCCGCCCAACCTCTTTGCCTCCGCCTGCCGCGGCCTGAAGGCCGCCGGCCTGCTCGAGCCGCCGTCGCGCCTGGTGCTCGAAAAGCCGATCGGTCACGACCTGGCCAGCGCCCGCGAGATCGACGCCACCCTCAAGGCCGCGCTCGACGAGTCGCGGATCTTCCGCATCGACCATTACCTGGGCAAGGCGCCGGTGCAGAACCTGCTGGCGCTGCGGCTGGGCAACACGCTGTTCGAGGCGGTCTGGGAACGGCGCTGGATCGAGTCGGTCGACATCATCGTCGCCGAGACCGCCGGTGTGGACGGCCGCGAGGGCTACTACGCCGACTACGGCGCGCTGCGCGACATGGTGCAGAACCACATGCTGCAGCTGCTCGCGCTGATCGCGATGGAGCCGCCGGCGGCGATGGACCCCGATTCGATCCGCGACGAGAAGCGCAAGGTGCTGCGCGCGCTGCGCCCCATGACCCCGTCGGCCGCCGACGCCGACAGCATCCGCGGCCGCTACCGCGACGGCGTGGTCGACGGCCGCGCGGTCAAGGGCTTCAATCACCGTGATGATGTCGAGACCTTCGTCGGCCTGCGTGCCTGGATCGACAACTGGCGCTGGGCCGGCGTTCCGTTCCGGCTGGTGACCGGCAAGCGCATGCCCTCGCGCACCACCGAGGTCGTGGTGACCTTCAAGCCGGTCACCCACTGGCTGTTCGGCGCCGACGAGCGCAAACGCGCCCGCGCCAACCAGTTGCGGGTGCGGCTGCAGCCCGAAGAGACCATCGAACTCGGCCTGATGGGCAGCCTGGCGGCTTCGGAATGGAGCGCCAACGAGCTGCAGCCGATGTCGCTGGACCTGGCGATGCTGCCGCCCAAGCGCCGCATCGCCTACGAGCGGTTGATGATCGACGCGCTCAAGGGCGACCAGACGCTGTTCGTGCGCGACGACGAGGTCGAGGCCCAGTGGCGCTGGATCGACAGCGTCAGCGACGCCTGGCGCCAGGCCGGCACGCCGGTCCATGACTATCCGGCCGGGTCGTGGGGACCGGCCGAGGCCGTGCCGTTCCTCCCGCGCACCCTGACCACGCACAACGGACGCAAGTCGTGA